ATAGTTGTAGCCCTAGATCCGAGAGACGGTAAGGAGTCTGAGACGTATGTTTTCACTTTAGGAGACAAGGATCACGACATTGTACTATGGAACAAAGAAGTAGAGACTATCGATAAGAATACGGATTATATCAATGTAACGTCTTGTAAAGCGCTAATATCACAACGGATGGTAGGGACTGGCGATGATCTCGTAAATCCTTACTTACAATATGTGAAAGAGCATCTACCAGGTTCAACCGGTGTCGCCGGTACATGTGACGAACGATACGATCCTGAAAAGAACAAGGAGGAGAACGCAGCTTGCGTTGATGGCTTCAACAACAAGGGAGTAGACGGATATTGTGACAAGACCTATCCTTACGATCTTCTGAAGGGTTCTCCGGGCTCAAGTACTTCCGCCACGTCTCCAGATAAGTTAAATAAAGCCTGCCATTACGGAGCTGAGACTGCTACCTCAGCCACAGGAAAGACCCAAGGAGAGCAGTTGCAACCTGACGGCGAGGGACAGAAAACCTGCGCTATAGATGGTATCGGCTGGCTCGTTTGTCCTGTTGTAACATTCCTTGCTCAAGTATCAGACACAGTGAAAGATAATATTGATGAATATCTCGTATTCAACCCGTCCGAGCTAACTAAACGCGACGACGGAAGCGTTTATAGCTATTGGGCTACTATGCGCAACTACGCAAACGTTCTATTTGTCATCGCATTCATTATCATCATTTACTCGCAAATTTCTGGTATGGGGCTTAGCACTTACGGCATAAAACGTATGCTGCCCAGGCTTGTCGTTGGAGCGCTTCTCGTCAATGTATCATTCTACTTATGCGCAGCCATGGTAGACCTATCGAACGCTATCGGGGCGAGCGCGTATAACTTCATATCATCTGGCACGAGTGCCGGCTCTGGTGGAGCCAGCCCAAGCAGCTCCGCATCTGGTGATGCTTGGTGGGCCACTACAGCCACTACACTATTAGTAGGCGGAGCTGTCCTGTTTTTTGCACTTGGCGCGTTCATAGCCGGGCTCATAACTGTGCTTATGATCGCTCTCACGACACTGCTACTATTAGGTGTACGCCAAGCTATTATTATATTCGCGATCATTATATCGCCGCTCGCGTTCGTCGCATGGCTATTGCCAAATACCGAGAGCCTGTTCAAAAAATGGTGGCAAACATTCAAGACTATGCTGTTTGTCTACCCTATCATAGGCATAATATACGGCGCTAGCACGCTTGCATCAAATATTATTAGAAATCAGTATGGCGGCACAGATGGATCGTCAGTTGCAATGCAAATCGTCGCCGCGGTTCTTATGTTTGTACCACTTCTGCTTGTGCCAAAAGTACTGAACACTGCCATGAGCATCGGCAATATCGCCGCAATAACAGGCGGGATTATTAAGGGTAAAGCAGGCGGCTTTCTTGGCGGCGCGGCAAAAGCAAAGGTTGGTAAACCTGGCAGTAGATTTGGTAATTACAGAAAGATGAAAAAGGAGCGGCGAAATGCCCAAATACGGGCGGGAGTGTACGAAGGTAAGCACCCAATACGTAGACTTAGGTCAGGAGCAAATAGGATATTTAATCAGAGCAGGATAAGCGGTGGCTACGGTGATATGCGTGCTGCAGAAGGAACGAAAGAGGCGGCTCATCAAGATCACGAGCGAATGGAGATGGCGGAAGCGCGTATAAATAACATGAAAGTTGACGGCGCATATCTCAACCAACAGCAGCTAATGGAAGCAGCGACCACCGGTAAGGTTGGCGACACAAAACTCAGTTCCTACGAACAAAGGGCTGCCATAAAGAAAGCTGCAGCGATGGGCACAAGCAAGGACGCACTTGAACTTGCTGAGTCGTCCACCAATCCAGAAATGGACGCAACCGTTCGAAAGGAAATCGCTGATGCGCTTGCGCAATCTGGCGCAGGCGAACGTAGCCCATATCTAGGCGGAGCAGCTCTTGCGGACATACAAGCGGGAACGTTCAATAAAGACGACGCCATAAGGAAAGCAGCTGCAAAAGGTAAGATTACCGCTGAATCTCTATCAAAAGCAGACGAGTTCTCAGCGGGACAGATTGCTCAATCACTAAGCGCAGCGGCGCAATCTGATGAATATAAAAATAATATGACCGCAAAAGCTGGAGAAAACGAAATTGTAGATGCCGTTCGAAACGCCAAAGCTGCCGCACGCGGTCTTAAGAACTCAGACAAGCTAATGGCTAATGTGAGGGGAAATCGTGCCTTAGAGGCGCAGATTCATAACATTTCAAAGCTCGGAGTAAACTCGCAACATCCTAGAACATCATCTTCAGCACCTCCACCTCCACCTCCACCTCCTAGACCATAAATGAAAATAAGAAGGTTAACTAAATATGGCTCAATACAAAGTCGCACAAGATGTCGAAGCCGAAGACAAGCTCCTCGGTCCATTCAGCTTTCGCCAATTTATTTACTTAATTATCGTTGCAGTCGCCTGCGCGCTAGCATGGGGGCTAGCGCGCATATTTGTCGCGCTTGCAATCATACCACTGCCAGTTATACTATTCTTCGGTGCTCTCGCTTTACCGTTACGCAAAGATCAGCCAATGGAAATCTACATGGCAGCGCTTGTATCGTTTTACTTAAAGCCGCGCAAACGTATATGGATTCCAGACGGTAGGGGGTCACTTATCCAGATCACTGCGCCGAAAGTTGAAGAGGTTAACCGCACAAAAGATTTGGCACAGGAAGAAGTTAGACAGCGCTTTTCGTATTTAGCGGACATTGCCGACACGGGGGGTTGGTCTATTCGCCATGTCACACCACAGCCGCAAGCACAAATCAATAGCGCGATGGAACCTGATCAATATTTCGCCGCACAGCAAACTGAAGATCCACTCGGTGACGACGGCAGCGTCGCACACAATTTCGACACGCTAATATCCGATGCCGACGTGACGCGAAGACAATACATGGTAGAGCAGATGCGCCAAGCAGCCACGCTTTCAACCGGACAGCAAACCGCCATACCACCGCAGCTTACAAATAATCAATCGTCCGTACCGCCACGTTATAGTCCATACCCGACGATTCATCAATCAGTCGTTCAGCCACTAGGCAATCAGACGCCAGGAGTACAACCAGCACCGGTTACGCAGCAAGCATCCAGCGCCCCAACCACCCCTACGCCAACAGCTACTAGCGCCGAACCAGTCTCAGATGATATAATTGGACTTGCAAACAATAGCGGTTTGTCGATTCAAACAATTCAGCAAGAAGCAAATCGTATTCGACAGAAAGAACAAGAAGCCGATAACGGCGAGGTGTTCATTTCGCTGCATTAGAGTAATTGAAAGGAGTGGGTGTGCCGCCGAGCAATCAGGTCAATCCGTCGCAGACACCGCCAGCTACATCAGGCGGCACTGTTGGTGCTGCGCCAGCGCAAGCAGCCGCGACGCCAAATCAGGCAGCCCAAAAGACAAAAACTCAGCAAAATGTAGCCTCAACGCAAAATAGCCTGCTGCTTTCTGAGTTGCGTGATAGCATGGTCGTTATGTCTGATGGTACATTCCGCGCTATCGTTGCCTGCAAGTCCATCAACTTTGACCTCATGAGCGAACGTGAACGAGGCGGCGTCGAGACAAACTACCAGGATTTTTTGAATGCCCTCCGGTTTCCAATTCAAATTTTAGTACGATCGCAAAGAGTTGATATTGGTCCGTACCTTGATAAACTTGAACTCCTGCGGCGCGATCAAGACAACATGCTGCTTGGCGTATTGATGGACGACTATATCAACTTTATTGATTTATTATCGCAGGAAGCAAATATTATGGACAAGAGCTTCTTTGTCGTAATTCCATATTATCCCGCAGGCGAGATCACAAATGTTGTTGAACAAAGTAAAGGCTTCTTTAACTCAATATTTGGCGGTAACAAAAAGAATACCATCACGAAGATCGACAAAGACACCTACGAAAAGGCGAAAGACGAGATCAGGAATCGCGTTGAATCAGTTGTGCACGGATTGACACAAATTGGCGTGCGCGCAACGCAGCTCAACACGAAGCAAATCGGCGAATTGTACTACAACATATATAATCCCGATACAGCAGTACGTGAGCCGCTTGGTAATTTTGAGGACGTGACATCGCTATACATACGAAAAGGCGAAGGAAACGCGCCAACGTTAGGAGCCCGGCAATGAGCGCAAAAAAGATGGATCCTATTGACATTGCTACACAGCAGCGCGCCCGCGAGCAAGCTGAAGTTGAACAAGCGTTCCTTAAGGGTATGACAACACTGCGCGACCTGATCGCGCCAAGCAGCTTAGAGATCCATTCAAGTTATTTCCGTATCGGGACAAAATACGGACGGACGATGTATGTGTACGGCTACCCGCGCACGCTTTATACAGGATGGTTATCGCCGCTCATCAACATTGACCAAGTGATTGACGTTAGTATGTTTGTGTATCCGGTTGATACAGCAGTTGTGTTAAATAATCTGCGCAAGAAAGTGACGCAGCTTGAGGCCGATATGTCGATCAACGCCGAAAAAGGTCGCACGCGCGACCCGGCAAAAGAAGCAGCCCTTGCCGACGCTGAAGAGCTGCGCGACCAGTTACAGATTGGAAGCGAACGATTCTTCCGTTATGGACTCTACGTGACAATCTACGCTGACAGTATTGACGAGCTGAGCTTCATACAAAATGAAATTGAATCAATGTTCGGACAAATGCTCGTTTATAGTAAAACAGCATCAAGCCAGCAGGAGCAAGGACTCAATAGTACAGTACCGCAGATGAGCGATCAGCTACAAATTCGCCGCAATATGAATACAGGCGCTGTTAGTACAAGCTTTCCATTTACAAGCGCCGATCTTACGCAGGATAACGGTATTTTGTACGGGATCAATATGCATAACAGCGGACTAGTTATTTTCGACCGCTATAGCCTAGAGAACGCCAACATGGTCGTATTCGCGAAATCTGGTGCCGGTAAGTCATTCACGGTCAAGCTAGAAGCCTTGCGCAGTATGATGGTCGGCGCAGACGTACTCATCATTGACCCGGAGAATGAGTATCAAAAATTGAGCGATGCTGTCGGCGGCAGCTATATTCGACTAAGCCTTAGTAGCGATACGCGCATTAATCCGTTTGATCTACCTCGCGTAATAGATAGCGATGAGGCCGACGACGCCTTACGCGCGAATCTTGTAACCTTGCATGGGCTATTACGCCTGATGCTCGGCGGCGCGTCAGCGAACAACGCCGGCGTCGGCTTAAGTCCGTCCGAAGAGGCCGATCTTGATCAAGGACTAATTGACACGTACGCCCGCGCCGGCATCACCAGCGACCCGCTCACGCACACCGCCACGCCACCGACAATGAGCAACCTATACGACGTATTGCTTCATATGGGAGGCACTGGGCCGCAGCTTGCACAGCGCCTACGCAAATACACAAGCGGAACGTTCGCCGGCATCTTCAGCCAACAGAGTAATATTGATATTAACAACAACATGGTCGTGTTTAATATCCGCGACCTAGAAGACGAGCTACGCCCAGTGGCAATGTATATCGTTTTGAGCCATATCTGGAATATCGTACGTACGCAGCAAAAAAAGCGCATGCTTATCGTAGATGAGGCGTGGCAACTCATGAAGTATGACGATTCTGCAAACTTTATGTTTAGCTTAGCAAAACGCGCCCGTAAGTATTACCTCGGACTAACGACAATTACACAGGACGTTGAAGACTTTATGGGTAGCAAAATGGGACGCGCAATTGTAGCAAACTCCAGCATGCAGTTACTATTAAAACAATCGCCAAGTGCCGTTGACGTGCTTGGCGACGTCTTCAAACTCACCGAAGAAGAACGGCGACGTCTATCTGGTTTCCCCGTTGGGCAAGGGCTGTTCTTCGCTGGGCAGAATCATATTCATATTCAGATTGTCGCAAGCGACACCGAGCAGAGACTGATCACTACAAATCCTCAGGCGCTCCTGCAGCAACAACGATTACAACAAGATTCGGAAAGTTAATGTAAAACAGGTATACTATACATATGGCACAACAAGCGCTTGAGAGACCAGATGCTGACGAACGAAGCAGGATTGATCGTGACTACGATCGCAGGTTTAATGCAGCAGTCGAAGGCAACGCTCGTCCTGACGCACACGATCAAGACACTCAAGGCACAAATAACACTGCAAATAATTTAAATAACCAGGAGAACAGTAGCGCAGCGCCAGATTACGATAAATCTATTGCCGACCGCGAAAAAGACAACTCTGGTGGCACATGGAAAAACAACGTATCGGAAAAAGAAGAAGGCGGCAATAAGCGCTATGGCGGTAAAAAAAAGTCGCAGTTTGGACTAAAAGGGTTCGCAAAACGATTTGGACCAACCGGTATTATCGGAACACTACTTATCGGCGGTATTAGCGGACTTACATTCACAACAGGCCCAGCGTCACTGCTCATAAATTTAAAGGAAAATTTCGTACAGAACCATGACCAACAGAGCGTAACAGGAGAAGTTCGTGGTCGCAAGCTTTTAAATAAACGGCTCGCAAGCAAAACAACGAGCGGTCTTTGTAAGATTAAGCTTGCCTGCCGGTATCAAAAACCCTCCGACCGCCTCTTAAAAAGGCTTAATGCCGAAGGCATAAAAGCGCTTGACGCCAACGGCGCCGAAATTGAAAAACAAGGCTTTTTGAGCGGTAAGACTCGTCCCGCTCAATTCCAGCTAAAGGATGGCAAGAAAGTGGCGGCGTCTGAATTTATGCAAGCGCTTAGAGACGACCCTGAATTTCGGCGAGCATTTCGGCGAGCACATAGTCCGCGCTGGATGAATTGGTTCGACGATGTCGCTATAAAGTTTCTAAAAAAGCACGGTATAGCCAAAAATATTCCGGACGGCATAAAAAACGCAAAGAAACCGGACGAATTAGACAAAGCAAAAGAGAAAGCACTCACAACAGCAGGTAAGGATAAAGACGGCGTTGAAAAGGTTGTGCAAGAGGCCACTGACGATTTCGCTAAAAAAGAAACAAAGAAAGCAAAAAAACGAGCAGGCGGAGATCTTGTCTTGTTAGGGGCACAAGGCGCCTGCCTCATGTCAAAAGCGCCTATCCTTATCAATAAAGTTGTTCGGGTATTTAGGATTGCTCAGCTTGCAACAATCGCTTTCGCAGTTTTGTCCGCAGCAGACAGGATAAAAGAGGGGGTTGCGACAGATACAGAAGTTAGCAATGTTGCATCATTATTAACACAAACATACGAGAAGTCCGATAAAACGAAAATATTATCAGCTATGGATTCGGATGCGATGAAGTACGGCCTTGGACTCGGTACGGGTGGAAGTGATTCAAAGTATCTGCCGACAGTAGGTGAATCTTTCGCTGAATATACAAAAATCGTATCAAGCGGTCTTGTAAAGGGGGTATGTTCGGCTCTTGGAAGCTCCGAAGCGCAGGCAGCTATTGATGCCTTTAGAGCTGCAAAATCCGGCAGCCTTGCCGGGTTTGCAGCGACGGTTGCTGAGTACATCTTAGACCAAAGCGGATTACTCGACATTCTCTTCACGCAAATCGTATCCGGCGCTATAAAATTATTTACCGACAACATCGACTGGAAAAAGCTACTAGAATACTTTTTAGGTAATTTTGCAGCCCTAGCGAAAGGCGTTGATCTCGGCGATGTCGTTGCTATCGGCGCAATCCTAAATTTTGGAAATCTTGCCAATACTGGCGGCAACCTTCCTCTTACTCCGGCGCAAAAAACCGCATTCGACGAGCAAATTAAAAATCCGGTAAAGCTTGCCTGGGCGCAGGAAGATCGCCTCACGCACAGCCCATTTGACGCATCAAATCCCAATACCTTCCTTGGCTCAATCGTCACGCAGTTTTTGCCGTATCAGTCGTCAATCTCAAATCCAATTAAAACGATATCGTCAATTGCCTCAATATCAACCTCAGCGTTAGGGCGGTTCTTAATGCCAGCATCGCATGCCGCAAAGATAGAAGGCAATATGTGCAAAGCTGATTATCTTGTTTCGCAATCAGGAGTCTCATCCGGCCCATTGTGTGATGTCCAATATGGCATTCCCGCCGAGTACATGGGCATTGACCCCGACGATGTTGTCAACGAACTGCACGACTCAGGCGATTTAGATGACGAGGGCAGCCCTAAGTCTGACAGTGACCTTCAGGAATGGATAGACAGCTGCAACGCAGACGGCGACACGGCATCGTTGTCCGAATGTACGGTAAGCTCCAGGAAAGAAGCGCTATACGGGCTCTACCAAATTGACAAGCGTCAAGCCGACGGTATGGACAATGATCCTCCATCATCCGCAAGCGGCTCAATATCACCAAGCACATCGCTACCTACCGACAATAACGCGCAAGAGCTGGCTAAGCAGATCCTTGCCAACCCAAACATTACCTTCGCACCCGGCATGGACTACGAACCGCAACAACAAATGCAAGACACTGCAGACGGCAAAGAAGCAAAACCCGTAGCCCTACAGCCACGCCTATTGCAGCTCATCGTAGCGCTTGGTAAAAATCATAAGTTCTCAATAACAGCACTTGGACGTGATGACTCGGCGGGTTACAGTGGCTGCTCTCGGGATCCTTTTAGCGTGCACTGTATTGGAGAAGCAGTAGATATCATATCGATAGACGGTGGCGCGACAACAGGAGGCGACCCAGAGTCTGTTAAGCTCCTGCAAGAGATTATAGACAATAAGCTATTGCCTCCGGCGGCAGGTATTGGTCAGTCGGGGTGCGGAGACAGAGCCGACATGAATAACAAGCTTGAAGCCGCTGGTTATAAGCCTCATGGAGATGGGTGTGATCATCTACACCTAGCGTTGCGTAGAGACAACAGAAAACCGAAAACGTGGTAAAAGACATGAAGAACTATCTTACGACACTCACACTATGGATACTAGCAGGAGTACTTGTCATATCAACGCCAGCCTCCGCCCTGCTAACAATTGATAAGCAAGGCAATGACATCTATTTTTCTGATGACAACACCTGCAGTGAAGGCTCAAGCAGTGTAGACTTATCGGTTATTTCACCAGGTAGCGGCGAACCAAACGGCATGACATACCCAAACCTTGATGCTGCAAAAATGGCGGCGGCGATTGAGAAATTTGTCAAAGACCATGCTCCCGATGGCACGCCAGACCAAGACATCCCACTGCACGGAACAGGCGCTGTTGCTGTTAGGAGTGCAAAAAAAGCAAACATGAGTCCATTTTTAGCGTATGCCCACGCGGTCGTCGAATCAAGTATGGGCTTCACTACCGTACCAGGCGCTCAGGTAAAAATACACGAGGGACACAACCTATTTGGGCGCTCAGCTACAGATAGCCAACCGCATGTACGGGAAGGCGGCCGCAACTGGTACAAATGGAGTTCTTTCAAAGCAAGCCTTGATAGCGAAGCCGAGGAAAACAAGGGGAGATCAAGCGGCGACTGGTACTCGTACGACCGCGATGTATTTTCAGATGAGATTGACAAGGGCATGTCCGCTTACGCCCATCGATACGCACCCCCAGACGATGGAAATGACACCGCTGCATACATAAGGAACATGCAAGGGTACTTAAACGAGATGGCCGAAAGTGCCGGCGGTAGTATATCAACCAGCGGGCTAGAGACAACAGGTTCAGGATCGGGCTC
This portion of the TM7 phylum sp. oral taxon 349 genome encodes:
- a CDS encoding DUF87 domain-containing protein, encoding MSAKKMDPIDIATQQRAREQAEVEQAFLKGMTTLRDLIAPSSLEIHSSYFRIGTKYGRTMYVYGYPRTLYTGWLSPLINIDQVIDVSMFVYPVDTAVVLNNLRKKVTQLEADMSINAEKGRTRDPAKEAALADAEELRDQLQIGSERFFRYGLYVTIYADSIDELSFIQNEIESMFGQMLVYSKTASSQQEQGLNSTVPQMSDQLQIRRNMNTGAVSTSFPFTSADLTQDNGILYGINMHNSGLVIFDRYSLENANMVVFAKSGAGKSFTVKLEALRSMMVGADVLIIDPENEYQKLSDAVGGSYIRLSLSSDTRINPFDLPRVIDSDEADDALRANLVTLHGLLRLMLGGASANNAGVGLSPSEEADLDQGLIDTYARAGITSDPLTHTATPPTMSNLYDVLLHMGGTGPQLAQRLRKYTSGTFAGIFSQQSNIDINNNMVVFNIRDLEDELRPVAMYIVLSHIWNIVRTQQKKRMLIVDEAWQLMKYDDSANFMFSLAKRARKYYLGLTTITQDVEDFMGSKMGRAIVANSSMQLLLKQSPSAVDVLGDVFKLTEEERRRLSGFPVGQGLFFAGQNHIHIQIVASDTEQRLITTNPQALLQQQRLQQDSES
- a CDS encoding PrgI family protein, with protein sequence MAQYKVAQDVEAEDKLLGPFSFRQFIYLIIVAVACALAWGLARIFVALAIIPLPVILFFGALALPLRKDQPMEIYMAALVSFYLKPRKRIWIPDGRGSLIQITAPKVEEVNRTKDLAQEEVRQRFSYLADIADTGGWSIRHVTPQPQAQINSAMEPDQYFAAQQTEDPLGDDGSVAHNFDTLISDADVTRRQYMVEQMRQAATLSTGQQTAIPPQLTNNQSSVPPRYSPYPTIHQSVVQPLGNQTPGVQPAPVTQQASSAPTTPTPTATSAEPVSDDIIGLANNSGLSIQTIQQEANRIRQKEQEADNGEVFISLH